A region of Candidatus Obscuribacterales bacterium DNA encodes the following proteins:
- a CDS encoding HAMP domain-containing histidine kinase: MFKSLRFRLTLLFVLLSTVIYGLLTTLGFVYFNNKLDEALTRELVLLSTEIRPGIDLSGPTPKIMRWEKHVLDEPFERSATIQLFDANEKLVYDYGLHGTPILIKDQGEIVDQAQKMKVYSRALFNDRGKLCGYLQVQLPTTERDRPVTHFLFMLSWVAPLLLASLAFAGYAYAGRAVAPIEKSFDVLKRFLLYAGHELATPVSIIQINSETLEEELSEKSIAPKQIPVIHRATERMDSIIKTLTLLAKMESPEYRPTIEKFKFDELVRQTIAEFEALYNEKGIILQCGELNALYFEGDVVALRLLVSNLLKNALKYSKPGSVVTVSLTSRERKVVLTVADTGIGIPKNELPYVFDHFYRVNSSLGSGDGSGLGLAIVKSIAQAHNGEVTVASTEGEGSAFTVTLPGRAILPPFVIASTSK, translated from the coding sequence ATGTTTAAGAGCCTTAGATTTAGACTAACGTTGCTGTTTGTGTTGTTGTCCACAGTTATCTATGGTCTTTTAACAACCCTTGGATTTGTCTATTTCAACAACAAACTGGATGAAGCTCTCACCAGAGAACTTGTGTTGCTAAGCACTGAAATAAGACCTGGTATTGACCTCAGCGGACCCACACCAAAAATTATGCGCTGGGAAAAACATGTCTTGGATGAGCCATTCGAAAGATCGGCAACCATACAATTATTCGATGCCAATGAAAAATTAGTCTATGACTACGGTTTGCACGGCACACCCATTCTTATAAAAGATCAGGGAGAGATTGTCGATCAAGCACAAAAGATGAAGGTCTATTCGCGCGCGCTCTTCAACGATCGCGGAAAACTCTGCGGCTATTTGCAGGTGCAGTTACCCACCACAGAGAGAGACAGACCGGTCACCCACTTCCTATTCATGTTATCGTGGGTTGCACCCTTACTTCTAGCCAGCCTTGCTTTTGCCGGTTATGCGTACGCAGGGCGAGCTGTCGCACCAATTGAGAAAAGCTTCGACGTGCTCAAGCGATTCTTGCTTTATGCCGGACATGAATTGGCTACTCCTGTAAGTATTATTCAAATCAATAGCGAGACACTAGAGGAAGAGTTGTCCGAGAAATCCATTGCTCCCAAGCAGATTCCAGTTATTCACCGCGCAACCGAACGTATGGACTCAATCATCAAAACACTGACACTTTTGGCAAAAATGGAAAGCCCTGAATATAGACCGACTATCGAAAAATTCAAATTCGATGAATTAGTTCGTCAGACAATCGCAGAGTTTGAGGCACTCTACAACGAAAAGGGTATTATCCTACAGTGCGGTGAACTCAATGCGCTTTACTTTGAGGGTGATGTTGTTGCTCTTCGATTGCTCGTGTCTAACTTGCTCAAGAACGCGCTCAAATATTCCAAGCCGGGGTCTGTCGTAACTGTCAGTCTTACATCGCGCGAGCGCAAAGTGGTTTTAACCGTAGCTGATACCGGCATAGGCATTCCCAAGAATGAGCTGCCTTACGTGTTCGATCACTTCTATAGAGTAAACAGCTCTCTTGGATCAGGAGATGGATCAGGTCTTGGATTAGCAATCGTCAAATCAATAGCTCAAGCACACAATGGCGAGGTAACCGTGGCCAGCACGGAAGGTGAAGGATCTGCGTTTACTGTTACCCTTCCCGGTCGTGCAATCTTGCCGCCATTTGTTATTGCCTCGACATCTAAATAA
- a CDS encoding non-heme iron oxygenase ferredoxin subunit: MSFTKVAKTSDVAEGQGKCVVVGGKNIALFNVGGTYYAIDDACPHKGGPLSEGTLNGNNVTCPWHAAVFDVTTGAHLSGPGASNVNEYKCRVEGDDVEVDA, translated from the coding sequence ATGTCATTTACAAAAGTTGCAAAAACAAGCGATGTTGCTGAAGGTCAAGGCAAGTGCGTTGTTGTGGGCGGAAAAAACATTGCCCTCTTCAATGTAGGCGGAACATACTACGCCATCGACGACGCCTGCCCACACAAAGGCGGTCCGCTGTCTGAAGGTACATTGAACGGCAACAACGTCACCTGCCCGTGGCACGCAGCTGTTTTTGATGTAACAACTGGCGCGCACTTAAGCGGACCAGGCGCAAGCAACGTCAATGAATACAAATGCCGCGTAGAAGGCGATGATGTCGAAGTCGACGCTTAG
- a CDS encoding ATP-dependent Clp protease ATP-binding subunit, which translates to MFERFTEKAIKVIMLAQEEARRLGHNFVGTEQILLGLIGEGTGIAAKTLKSMGVNLKDARVEVEKIIGRGSGFVAVEIPFTPRAKRVLELSWDEARQLGHNYIGTEHLLLGLIREGEGVAARVLENLGVDLTKVRSHVIRLLGETSAATTGGGGGGAQTGTGRSKTPTLDEFGMNLTQAASENRLDPVVGREKEIERVIQILGRRTKNNPVLIGEPGVGKTAIAEGLAIRITNADVPDILMDKKIVMLDIGLLVAGTKYRGEFEERLKKIMDEIRSAGNVMLVIDELHTLIGAGAAEGAIDAANILKPALARGELQCIGATTMDEYRKHIERDAALERRFQPVIIDPPSVDETIEILRGLRPKYEEHHRLIISDEAIDQAAKLSDRYISDRFLPDKAIDLVDEASSRVRLRASSLPPEGKEVERELRKVRRDKEMAIRNQEFEKAASLRESETKLSEKIRDIQTQWKAKQETEKPTVNGEEVAYVVSSWTGIPLLKLTEGESEKLLHMSDVLHQRVIGQNEAVEAVCKAIRRARVGLKNPMRPIGSFIFSGPTGVGKTELAKALAGYFFGSEDALIRIDMSEFMEHHTTSKLIGSPPGYVGYQEGGQLTEAVRRKPYSVVLFDEIEKAHPDVFNVLLQILDDGRLSDSKGRTVDFKNTIIIMTSNVGAQFIDKTALQVGFQQAAKDIEHTERYKKIKELVMDSMKKTFRPEFLNRIDEIIVFQQLTKEEIRRIVDLMSADLQSRIKSQGMELVVTDECKDFIAKDGYNPTYGARPLRRSIQRYLEDALAEQVLQGKFKEGDTITTILDGEEVHFDKTPAKKPKAEKVAAGDDKSEGKGDSSEKR; encoded by the coding sequence ATGTTTGAGAGGTTTACCGAAAAGGCCATTAAGGTCATCATGCTCGCGCAAGAAGAAGCGCGCCGGTTAGGCCACAATTTTGTGGGCACCGAGCAGATTCTTTTAGGGCTGATCGGCGAAGGCACAGGAATTGCCGCCAAGACTTTGAAGTCGATGGGCGTCAATTTAAAGGACGCTCGCGTCGAAGTCGAGAAGATAATCGGTCGCGGCTCCGGATTTGTAGCTGTCGAAATTCCATTTACACCTCGAGCAAAGAGAGTTTTGGAGTTGTCCTGGGATGAAGCCAGACAACTTGGTCACAATTACATAGGTACAGAGCACCTACTACTCGGACTAATTCGTGAAGGCGAAGGCGTTGCCGCCCGCGTCTTGGAAAATCTCGGCGTCGACCTTACTAAAGTCCGCAGCCACGTCATTAGACTTTTGGGTGAAACAAGCGCTGCCACAACAGGCGGCGGCGGTGGTGGAGCACAAACCGGCACTGGACGCTCGAAGACCCCAACATTAGATGAATTCGGCATGAACCTGACCCAGGCTGCCAGCGAAAATAGGCTGGACCCGGTTGTTGGACGTGAAAAGGAAATTGAGCGCGTTATCCAAATTTTGGGACGCCGCACCAAAAACAACCCGGTTCTAATTGGTGAGCCAGGTGTTGGTAAAACAGCTATCGCTGAGGGACTGGCAATTCGCATCACCAATGCTGATGTGCCGGATATTCTCATGGACAAGAAAATCGTCATGCTGGATATCGGACTTCTGGTTGCCGGTACAAAATACCGTGGTGAATTCGAAGAACGCTTGAAGAAGATAATGGATGAGATTCGCTCGGCCGGCAATGTAATGCTGGTCATCGACGAATTGCATACATTAATTGGCGCAGGAGCTGCCGAAGGTGCAATTGATGCGGCAAATATCTTGAAGCCGGCACTTGCCCGTGGCGAACTACAATGTATCGGTGCCACAACAATGGACGAGTACCGTAAGCACATTGAGCGCGATGCTGCTCTTGAGCGCCGCTTCCAGCCGGTAATCATCGATCCGCCGTCTGTGGACGAAACAATTGAAATTCTGCGCGGATTACGTCCTAAATATGAAGAGCACCACCGCTTAATCATTTCCGACGAGGCAATTGATCAAGCAGCTAAGCTCTCCGACAGATACATAAGCGACAGATTCTTGCCGGATAAAGCTATCGACTTAGTTGACGAAGCTTCTTCCCGCGTGCGTTTGCGTGCCAGCTCTTTGCCGCCTGAAGGTAAGGAAGTTGAGCGCGAATTGCGTAAAGTTCGTCGTGATAAGGAAATGGCTATTCGCAACCAAGAGTTTGAAAAGGCCGCTTCGTTGCGTGAATCAGAAACCAAACTTTCTGAAAAGATTCGCGATATCCAAACACAATGGAAGGCCAAGCAAGAGACAGAAAAACCAACTGTTAACGGCGAAGAAGTTGCTTACGTTGTAAGCTCCTGGACAGGCATTCCTCTGTTGAAGCTAACAGAAGGCGAATCCGAGAAACTACTTCATATGTCCGATGTTCTGCACCAGCGCGTAATTGGTCAGAACGAGGCTGTTGAAGCTGTTTGTAAGGCTATCCGCAGAGCTCGCGTCGGACTGAAAAATCCAATGCGTCCTATTGGTAGCTTCATCTTCTCCGGTCCGACAGGGGTCGGTAAAACCGAATTGGCTAAGGCTCTTGCCGGCTATTTCTTCGGCTCCGAAGATGCTCTCATTCGTATAGACATGTCCGAATTCATGGAGCATCACACCACATCTAAATTGATCGGTTCTCCTCCAGGATACGTCGGCTACCAGGAAGGTGGCCAGCTAACCGAAGCCGTACGTCGCAAGCCGTACAGCGTGGTTCTTTTCGATGAAATTGAAAAAGCCCATCCGGATGTATTCAACGTATTGCTGCAAATCCTTGATGACGGACGCTTGTCCGACAGTAAGGGACGCACGGTTGACTTCAAGAACACAATTATCATCATGACCTCCAACGTTGGAGCTCAGTTTATTGATAAGACTGCTCTGCAAGTTGGCTTCCAGCAAGCTGCTAAGGACATCGAGCACACCGAGCGTTATAAGAAGATCAAGGAATTGGTAATGGATTCGATGAAGAAGACATTCCGTCCGGAATTCTTAAACCGTATCGACGAGATAATCGTATTCCAACAGCTCACCAAGGAAGAAATCCGTCGCATCGTCGACCTTATGTCGGCAGACCTACAAAGCCGCATCAAGTCGCAAGGCATGGAACTTGTCGTCACCGACGAGTGCAAGGACTTCATTGCCAAAGACGGTTACAACCCGACTTACGGTGCTCGTCCGTTGCGTCGCTCTATCCAGCGTTATCTGGAAGATGCGCTTGCTGAGCAAGTCTTGCAAGGCAAGTTCAAAGAAGGCGACACCATCACGACCATTCTTGATGGTGAAGAAGTCCACTTTGATAAGACGCCGGCGAAGAAACCGAAAGCCGAAAAGGTTGCAGCTGGTGATGATAAGTCTGAAGGAAAAGGCGACAGCTCTGAAAAGAGATAG
- a CDS encoding tetratricopeptide repeat protein — protein sequence MNNGLRDSSVTFITVVFAAVFGLACFTLEATPTITSYSLPACVQYDMTRGENITSAWDEHMMEYPERVQPQVVLLLRETSKERGLESDLRELAGSVANEMKNQGKYKGAVEIFQELLNTQKALGKSGISLVDTYNDLADTYTAAKDFAHAEEALQTALKLTEEFGPPDLPTKVTVKVETQSSDNYEVARCLDRLADLQKIQKNYQKELELRERAHNIRVSIYGKNSYFLVESYYNLADLAFRLGDKTKAVTLYVEGLKIVDRNHPAGSQARQLRQQIRDLCQETTKNPETPKK from the coding sequence ATGAATAATGGGTTAAGAGATTCATCTGTGACATTTATCACAGTGGTGTTCGCTGCTGTTTTCGGTCTTGCCTGTTTCACACTGGAAGCAACACCCACAATTACTTCATACAGCTTGCCGGCATGCGTGCAATACGACATGACTCGCGGCGAGAACATTACCTCCGCATGGGATGAACACATGATGGAATACCCTGAACGGGTACAACCACAAGTGGTGTTGCTGCTGAGGGAGACATCAAAAGAGCGCGGACTGGAAAGCGATCTGAGAGAACTGGCCGGCAGCGTTGCCAACGAAATGAAAAATCAAGGCAAGTACAAAGGCGCCGTTGAAATTTTCCAGGAGCTACTCAACACACAAAAAGCTCTCGGCAAAAGCGGCATCTCTCTTGTCGACACGTACAACGATTTGGCCGACACATACACCGCGGCTAAAGATTTCGCCCACGCAGAGGAAGCTCTACAGACGGCTCTTAAGTTGACAGAAGAATTCGGTCCGCCGGATCTTCCTACAAAAGTAACCGTCAAGGTCGAAACCCAATCGTCGGACAATTACGAAGTTGCTCGCTGCTTGGACAGACTTGCTGACTTGCAAAAAATCCAAAAGAACTACCAGAAAGAATTGGAGTTGCGAGAAAGAGCACACAACATCCGAGTATCCATCTATGGCAAAAACAGTTATTTCCTTGTCGAGTCGTATTACAACTTGGCAGATTTAGCTTTTCGACTCGGAGACAAGACCAAAGCGGTAACGCTATACGTTGAAGGTCTGAAAATAGTCGATCGCAATCATCCCGCAGGCTCTCAAGCGCGACAGCTCCGCCAACAAATCAGGGACCTCTGTCAAGAAACTACAAAAAATCCTGAGACTCCGAAAAAATAG
- a CDS encoding NADH:flavin oxidoreductase/NADH oxidase, whose protein sequence is MPAQYNLFSPLTIRSVTLPNRVAVSPMCQYSSEDGKATDWHLVHLGSRAVGGAGMVMVEATAVEARGRISPADMGIWDDMHIEPLARVAKFITEQGSVPAIQIAHAGRKASTPVPWEGNTPLSPNNGGWQTIGPSAIPFSEQYSTPQELSLEGINTIKKAFVAAAKRSTKAGFKIIEIHSAHGYLLHSFLSPLSNQRTDSYGGGLQDRMRLLLEIATEIRQVIPADMPLFTRISATDWADGGWNIDEAVLLAKELKDRGVDLVDCSSGGLVSYAKVPVEPGYQVPFAERIRHEAKILTGAVGLITTAQQADDIIKDGKADLVLLAREMLRDPYWPLHAASTLKQKGNWPKQYLRAT, encoded by the coding sequence GTGCCAGCGCAATACAATTTGTTTTCGCCACTTACTATTCGTTCAGTCACACTTCCTAATCGCGTAGCAGTTTCACCGATGTGCCAGTACTCATCGGAAGACGGCAAAGCAACTGACTGGCACCTTGTCCATCTAGGTAGCCGCGCTGTAGGCGGTGCCGGCATGGTGATGGTTGAAGCAACAGCAGTAGAAGCACGTGGTCGCATAAGTCCAGCCGATATGGGAATTTGGGACGACATGCACATTGAGCCGTTGGCGCGTGTAGCGAAATTCATCACCGAACAAGGATCTGTTCCTGCAATTCAAATAGCTCACGCTGGACGCAAAGCATCAACGCCAGTGCCTTGGGAAGGTAACACTCCGCTGTCGCCTAACAATGGTGGATGGCAAACGATTGGACCAAGCGCAATTCCATTTTCCGAACAGTACTCCACTCCGCAAGAGTTGAGTTTGGAAGGAATCAACACCATCAAGAAAGCATTTGTGGCGGCAGCAAAGCGGTCGACTAAAGCGGGTTTCAAAATTATTGAAATTCACTCAGCACACGGCTATCTATTGCATTCATTTCTTTCGCCGTTGAGCAACCAGCGGACGGACTCATATGGCGGCGGATTGCAAGACAGAATGCGTTTGTTACTGGAAATCGCCACTGAAATTCGTCAAGTAATACCTGCCGATATGCCGCTGTTTACGCGCATTTCCGCTACCGACTGGGCCGATGGTGGCTGGAATATTGATGAGGCGGTTTTATTGGCAAAAGAGTTAAAGGACAGAGGAGTTGATCTTGTCGACTGCTCATCAGGTGGTCTAGTTTCCTATGCAAAAGTTCCTGTTGAGCCAGGCTATCAGGTACCTTTTGCCGAACGGATAAGACACGAGGCAAAGATACTTACAGGAGCTGTTGGTTTAATCACGACTGCGCAACAAGCAGATGACATCATCAAAGATGGTAAAGCCGATTTAGTTCTTCTAGCACGTGAAATGTTGCGCGATCCGTACTGGCCGCTACACGCTGCTTCCACTCTCAAACAAAAAGGAAATTGGCCCAAGCAATACTTGCGAGCCACATAA
- a CDS encoding response regulator transcription factor, with amino-acid sequence MAKILLVEDEADLSGPINDTLTREKHVVEVVANGDEALECLRLYQYDLIILDWMLPGASGLDICRKFRSNKGTTPILMLTARASLEDKEAGLDCGADDYLTKPFHLRELVARVRALLRRPAQTAGTIITIGYLTLDPLAKTITKNDKPLHLLPKEYALLEFFMRHSNQVFSAEALVDRVWPSDSLMLPDTVRTYIKNLRKKIDMPTGESMISTVHGMGYKFEAR; translated from the coding sequence ATGGCAAAGATACTATTGGTTGAAGACGAAGCCGACCTTTCGGGTCCGATAAATGACACACTGACACGCGAAAAGCATGTCGTTGAAGTTGTGGCCAATGGCGACGAAGCACTGGAGTGCTTACGCTTGTATCAATACGACCTAATAATTCTTGATTGGATGCTACCCGGCGCCAGTGGATTGGATATTTGTCGCAAGTTTCGTTCTAACAAAGGGACAACTCCAATTTTGATGCTTACAGCTCGGGCATCGCTGGAAGACAAAGAAGCTGGTCTCGATTGCGGCGCTGATGATTATCTGACTAAGCCGTTTCATTTGCGAGAGTTAGTCGCACGCGTGAGAGCCTTGTTGCGCAGACCGGCGCAAACAGCAGGGACAATAATTACTATTGGCTATTTGACTCTTGATCCTCTTGCAAAAACCATCACCAAAAACGACAAACCATTACACTTGCTGCCTAAAGAATATGCACTACTTGAATTTTTCATGCGGCACAGCAATCAAGTATTTAGTGCGGAGGCTCTCGTTGACAGAGTATGGCCGTCTGATTCACTGATGTTGCCGGACACAGTACGTACCTACATCAAAAATTTGCGCAAGAAAATTGATATGCCAACGGGCGAATCAATGATTAGCACTGTTCACGGCATGGGTTATAAATTCGAGGCGCGGTAA
- a CDS encoding transglycosylase domain-containing protein — MSTYLKVPPADLSTIESESHGSGLRNARLEKISKWMQLAVLAAEDHRFYEHRGIDSLGLIRAGIDNIKAGNMIEGASTISQQLAKIGFLDQEERTARRKFSQLILAVELEDRYTKKQILEAYLNTIYFGRGAYGIEAASKSYFGVPAANLSIAQSAFLAGLIRSPSILSLKENLPAARARQHQVIRMMTEYGYINKEQATQANREVLFSKRLQAEVNYVLSNALATANGA; from the coding sequence TTGTCAACATATCTGAAGGTACCGCCCGCTGATCTATCGACCATAGAGTCTGAGTCGCATGGTTCTGGTCTTAGGAATGCGAGGCTTGAAAAGATATCAAAGTGGATGCAATTGGCGGTGTTAGCTGCAGAGGATCATCGATTTTATGAACACCGTGGAATTGATTCGCTAGGATTGATCAGAGCAGGAATTGACAATATAAAAGCCGGAAACATGATCGAGGGTGCGTCAACGATTAGCCAGCAGTTGGCAAAGATCGGCTTCTTGGACCAAGAAGAGCGCACAGCAAGGAGAAAATTCAGTCAGTTGATTTTGGCGGTGGAGCTCGAAGATAGGTATACAAAAAAACAAATTCTGGAAGCATATCTCAATACCATCTATTTTGGTCGTGGCGCTTACGGAATTGAAGCTGCTTCAAAGTCATATTTTGGGGTGCCAGCAGCGAATCTGTCTATAGCTCAGTCAGCATTTTTGGCTGGATTGATCCGATCTCCTTCAATACTCAGTCTCAAGGAGAATCTTCCTGCTGCGAGAGCCCGACAGCATCAAGTTATACGAATGATGACCGAATACGGATACATAAATAAAGAGCAAGCAACGCAGGCAAATCGCGAGGTTCTTTTCTCAAAACGACTACAGGCTGAGGTTAACTATGTGCTCTCAAACGCGCTCGCCACCGCCAATGGCGCCTAG
- a CDS encoding family 10 glycosylhydrolase, whose translation MRSLVKKSGIARALAFALAMLTLTNLSPAFAEDPMLFDNNQASQIIADERTVDYAAMRADLDERAKALADSIQTAQQLNLDVPMAEVKKTQQQAQAHQKAFNDAAAANQADKARNEYRQARSTFALSYGMSMPSRAVEARCIWLDRGTIVGTKDAKGMTDLFNTMEQAHFNVVYFEYNNGGYAMCDSDLLPKYPKLAAGYDPLACALQEARKRGMEFHVWARVFAVGNRGLNPMLGKPGDYPGPVIEKHPDWALRASNGSVFPPQADKETWISPANIPGCEFLKAMILEVSRKDIDGLQLDYIRFPFQKVGTEVGYDKASRAAFEKETGLNLSNLDDQTRKAWQAWKTSKVNKFVQDISLTLKRAKPGLVVSAAVYAFRRELRLSIIQQDWEPWTQNGWIDTLNPMTYDESLDVFVADSKFVKRSVGSGCFVYPSVPYFRIADGVGVIDRIDESRKMGALGTTGFATAQLDVEKIKYLKLGPYRKPAIASPHLQPVRGTQLMFDEFAACIYKCSGGTCKQVLATQEEDSQILTQVEEVRQALLQVNDSSKSQDLDAVMDKVEELQKSVNKWLSLESMVKRSLRVDYLTNSLNDVKSVLTFAIQKAKLREQLTPTTALPDQD comes from the coding sequence ATGAGAAGCTTGGTTAAAAAATCAGGCATCGCGCGCGCTTTGGCGTTCGCATTGGCGATGCTTACACTAACAAATTTGTCTCCTGCGTTTGCCGAAGACCCAATGTTGTTTGATAACAACCAAGCTTCTCAGATAATTGCTGACGAACGCACGGTTGATTATGCGGCAATGCGCGCAGACCTGGACGAACGCGCCAAGGCTCTTGCCGATTCAATTCAAACAGCACAACAGCTAAATCTAGATGTGCCGATGGCTGAAGTGAAGAAAACACAGCAGCAAGCTCAAGCACACCAGAAAGCATTCAACGATGCGGCTGCTGCAAATCAAGCCGACAAAGCCCGCAACGAATACAGACAAGCGCGCAGCACATTTGCTCTGTCCTACGGCATGTCTATGCCGAGCAGAGCGGTTGAAGCTCGCTGCATTTGGCTTGACCGCGGCACAATTGTCGGCACCAAAGACGCCAAAGGCATGACCGACTTGTTCAACACAATGGAACAAGCGCACTTCAATGTTGTGTATTTCGAATACAACAACGGCGGATATGCCATGTGCGACAGCGACTTACTGCCCAAGTATCCCAAGCTTGCCGCCGGATACGACCCGCTTGCATGTGCTCTGCAAGAAGCACGCAAGCGTGGCATGGAATTCCATGTCTGGGCAAGAGTTTTTGCTGTAGGCAATCGAGGTCTCAACCCCATGCTCGGCAAACCAGGTGATTATCCTGGTCCTGTCATTGAAAAGCATCCGGATTGGGCCTTGCGTGCTTCCAACGGTTCTGTCTTTCCTCCTCAGGCTGACAAGGAAACTTGGATAAGCCCTGCCAACATTCCCGGTTGCGAATTTCTCAAGGCGATGATTCTCGAAGTATCCCGCAAGGATATCGATGGACTTCAACTCGACTACATTCGCTTTCCTTTCCAGAAAGTCGGCACAGAAGTTGGATACGACAAAGCCAGCCGAGCTGCGTTTGAAAAAGAAACGGGTTTGAACTTGTCCAATCTCGATGATCAGACAAGAAAAGCCTGGCAAGCCTGGAAAACTTCCAAGGTCAACAAATTTGTGCAAGACATTTCTTTGACTCTCAAAAGAGCCAAGCCGGGTCTTGTTGTTTCCGCTGCTGTTTATGCATTCAGACGTGAATTGCGCCTGAGCATCATTCAGCAAGACTGGGAACCATGGACTCAAAATGGCTGGATTGACACCCTCAATCCAATGACTTACGACGAGTCATTAGATGTCTTCGTTGCTGATTCCAAGTTTGTCAAACGCTCCGTTGGCAGTGGTTGCTTTGTCTACCCAAGTGTTCCCTACTTCCGTATTGCAGACGGAGTAGGCGTAATCGATCGCATAGACGAATCACGCAAAATGGGTGCACTCGGTACGACAGGTTTTGCGACGGCCCAGTTGGATGTTGAGAAAATCAAATATCTCAAACTGGGACCTTATCGCAAACCGGCAATTGCTTCGCCGCATTTGCAGCCAGTCCGAGGCACACAACTGATGTTTGATGAATTCGCCGCGTGCATTTACAAATGCTCCGGCGGAACTTGCAAACAAGTTTTGGCCACCCAAGAAGAGGACAGCCAGATTCTTACGCAAGTCGAAGAAGTTCGACAAGCACTCTTGCAAGTCAACGACTCCAGCAAATCCCAAGACTTGGATGCCGTTATGGACAAAGTCGAAGAGTTGCAAAAGTCCGTCAACAAATGGTTGAGCCTGGAATCAATGGTAAAGCGCAGCCTGCGAGTTGACTACTTGACCAACTCGCTTAATGACGTCAAATCGGTCCTTACCTTTGCCATCCAAAAAGCAAAGCTAAGGGAGCAATTGACACCGACGACAGCGCTACCGGATCAAGACTAA
- the lepB gene encoding signal peptidase I: MNRISFVFMLIGIGVLLLLAKLVFVRQFIEARVISTDRMRPALMRNDRVVFEKMSRIFGYAHTRGEIVSYYVDEPSQSPIYVPGRLTGLPMLPHEAVYALRVVGLPGDEIEFVGGKGVVLNGKNFVENQYGNEARQPANKFEEYGTGSSIKTGEKKSIRVPTGKLLVLADNSKLDEDTRLFSLVKEERVIGRGWYRWWPSFKPLSNGWLDFNEDDATESEDSMKLAGFAAAHAIYCVADGEDLIPFVMSESKKGKKMDRLACPTMEEGIKKGEQWLIQNPSRATNAVLAFNAFITLDNKKRDTVVVRVREYASKNKNSANGVEIIIPFQRKTAKQEFVVFAPVVDSGQNRQDLQILMERFGSGIEQHTKAAEIWVSHLDKSAK, from the coding sequence GTGAATCGTATTTCGTTCGTATTTATGCTGATAGGAATAGGTGTGCTACTCCTGCTAGCGAAGCTTGTCTTCGTCCGACAATTTATCGAGGCACGTGTGATTTCAACAGACAGAATGCGACCGGCCCTAATGCGGAATGACCGGGTTGTCTTTGAAAAGATGTCGCGGATATTTGGCTATGCGCACACTCGTGGAGAAATTGTAAGTTACTATGTGGATGAGCCATCGCAAAGCCCCATATATGTGCCTGGCCGCCTTACGGGCTTGCCCATGCTACCCCACGAGGCAGTTTATGCGCTAAGAGTAGTAGGACTGCCGGGAGACGAAATAGAATTCGTCGGCGGTAAAGGCGTTGTACTAAATGGAAAGAACTTCGTCGAAAACCAATATGGCAATGAGGCTAGGCAACCTGCTAATAAGTTCGAAGAATACGGAACCGGCTCTTCCATCAAAACAGGGGAGAAGAAAAGCATTCGCGTCCCTACCGGAAAGCTTTTGGTCTTGGCCGACAATTCAAAACTCGACGAGGACACTCGGTTATTTAGTCTTGTGAAGGAGGAACGAGTGATCGGTAGAGGTTGGTACAGGTGGTGGCCCAGTTTCAAACCACTATCAAACGGATGGCTCGACTTCAATGAGGACGATGCAACTGAATCGGAGGATAGCATGAAGCTGGCTGGCTTTGCGGCTGCCCATGCTATCTATTGTGTTGCTGACGGGGAGGACTTGATTCCATTTGTCATGTCTGAATCCAAGAAAGGCAAAAAGATGGATCGCTTAGCATGTCCCACCATGGAGGAGGGCATAAAAAAGGGAGAGCAGTGGCTGATTCAAAACCCCTCTCGCGCAACAAATGCAGTGTTAGCGTTCAATGCGTTTATCACGTTAGATAACAAGAAAAGGGATACCGTCGTGGTTAGAGTGCGGGAATATGCCAGCAAAAATAAAAACAGCGCAAATGGCGTTGAGATAATTATTCCGTTTCAGCGAAAAACAGCCAAACAAGAGTTTGTCGTATTTGCACCAGTTGTGGATAGTGGTCAAAACAGACAAGATCTACAGATTCTCATGGAAAGATTCGGTTCGGGAATCGAACAGCACACGAAAGCCGCAGAGATATGGGTGTCTCATCTGGATAAGTCAGCGAAATGA